Below is a genomic region from Neorhizobium galegae.
GGCATTTGCGATCCTGGCCTCGGCGTTCGAGGACCGCGCGACGTTGCTGCAGGACCTGCCCCTGATGTCGAATGCCGACAGGAACATGGTCCTCTTCGACTGGAACCGGACGGAGCGCGAATACGATACCGCCGCCTGCGTCCATCAGCTTATCGAACGGCAGGTCGACCGGACGCCGGATGCCGAAGCTCTGGCATTCCACGGCCGCTCCCTTTCCTACCGCGAGATGGACGAGCGGGCGAACCGCATTGCGCAAGCGCTGGTGGCCCAGGGCGTCGGCCCGGACGTCACCGTCGGCCTATACCTGCCTCGTTCACTCGATCTGGTCGTCGGCGCGCTCGCGATCATGAAGGCAGGCGGGGCCTATATTCCTCTCGACCCGCATTTTCCGGCCGACCGACTGGCATTCATGATCAAGGATAGCGGCGCCAAGCTGGTTCTGACCGAGCGACGGCTGTCGAAATCCGAGACGCTCGAAGGTAGCAACTTCCTGTGCGTCGAGGATATCCTCAGAAACCAGGCTGGAGCGGATCGCCCGGCAACCGGCGTCACTTCCAGCAATCTCGCCTATGTCATCTACACGTCCGGCTCCACCGGCCTTCCGAAGGGCGTGATGCTGGAGCATCGCAACGTCGTGAATTTCTTCGCCGGCATGGACGAACGGGTGCCGCACACGACCGATCGTCACAATGTCTGGCTGGCTGTCACCAGCCTCTCCTTCGATATCTCGGTTCTGGAACTCTTCTGGACGCTCGCCCGCGGCTTCAAGGTCGTCATCCACTCCTCCGAAATTATCGAAGCCAAGGCGAAGGGCGCGTCTTCCGCCGGAAGAGGTACCAATCTCGATTTCGGCCTCTTTTACTGGGGCAATGACGGCGGATCGGGGCCGGACAAATACCGGCTGCTGATCGAAGGCGCCAAATTTGCCGATGCCAACGGTTTCGATTCCGTCTGGACGCCGGAGCGCCATTTCCACGCGTTCGGCGGTCCCTATCCGAACCCGGCGGTCACCGGTGCCGCAGTCGCGGCTGTCACCAGGAACCTTTCGATCCGGGCCGGCAGCTGCGTTCTGCCGCTTCATCATCCGGCGCGCGTCGCCGAGGAATGGGCGGTGATCGACAATCTCAGCAACGGGCGGGTTGCACTTGCCTTCGCCTCCGGCTGGATGCCCGAGGATTTCGTCCTGCGGCCCGAAAACGCGCCGCCGAAGAACAAGGCGAGCCTGACCCGCGATATCGAGGTCGTCCGCAAATTGTGGCGCGGCGAGAGCGTCGATTTCGATTTCGGCGCCGGCACGGTTGCGGTCGTGACCCAGCCTCGGCCGGTCCAAAAGGAACTGCCCGTCTGGCTTACCACCGCCGGCAATCCGGAAAGCTACCGGGAAGCGGCCCGGCTTGGAGCCAATGTGCTGACCCACTTGCTCGGCCAATCGGTCGAGGAGCTTGCGGAAAAGATTCGCATCTACCGGCAGACGCTTGCCGAGACCGGCCGCAATCCGGCCGATTATAAAGTAACATTGATGCTCCACACCCTGATCGGCAAAGACCGCGACGAGGTGCGGGAACTGGCCCGCGGCCCGATGAAGGAATACCTGCGCAGCGCAGCCGCCCTCATCAAGCAATATGCCTGGGCGTTTCCTGCATTCAAGAAGCCGCAGGGCATCGCCCAGCCGATGGATATCGACCTCCAGTCGCTGGCGCCCGAGGAGATGGATGCCATCCTTGAATTTGCCTTCCTGCGTTATTTCGAGGACAGCGGCCTGTTCGGCACCGTCGAGGATGCGCTGGAAAGGCTGGACCAGGTCAAGGCGGCCGGCGTCGACGACATCGCATGCCTCATCGATTTCGGCCTGGCCGACAATATCGTCCTGGAAAGGCTTCCCTTGTTGGCCGAAGTCGTCAAGACGAGCAAGAATCCCGTCAGCGACGAGGCCGGCGACGGTTTTGCGGAAGAAATCCGCAAGCATCGGGTTACGCATCTGCAATGCACGCCCTCGATGGCCCGCATGTTCATGATGATCGACGAGGACCGCGCCGCCTTAAGCGATGTCCGCCATCTCTTCCTCGGCGGCGAGGCGCTGCAGGGCTCGCTTCTCGCAGCCTTGCGAACCGTCACCGACGCGACGATCGAAAACATGTACGGCCCGACGGAGACGACGATCTGGTCTTCGACATTCACGGCCGGCCCATCGACGGGCGTCGTTCCGATCGGCCATCCGATCGCCAACACCCAGCTCTATGTGCTCGACAACGCCTGTAATCCGGTGCCGCCCGGCGATATCGGCGAGCTTTATATCGGTGGTGACGGCGTCGCCCGCGGATATC
It encodes:
- a CDS encoding MupA/Atu3671 family FMN-dependent luciferase-like monooxygenase is translated as MTQEGEYAAQLTQYDYDWLFSIANLKMVPDAAWRRANIGAANFHDGLLPDMAGLNTPAWAILEGHDRHGITWHAITEGIDEGDVYAQQHFEISADETALTLNTKCFEAGIATFSDMLGDIERGALKPRRQDFATRIYYGQLKRPSAAGTLDFTASAGELSRLVRGLDFGPTYLNPLATPKVRFGNDVFTVRNLRILDGELNGEPGLVLSVGAHGVTVGTADMPVLLEAARKDGTRQIALSSVLRPGDRLPLLSEADKTALSEAVSAHAGHETFFRRALEAGTDIALPYIKASEAGQAPDIRIIPLLFSGRLSRQERLALTAAFLVRLSGQTAFDLAYTNDRLADLDARHPGYFAKSIPLRIDATGQASVDDLLRQVGQALTVLDQRQGYCRDLVDRYPGLAAPELTIGVADISNPAFADEIEGCALTFRLGETKADLLYDRARIDERQAQDLATAFAILASAFEDRATLLQDLPLMSNADRNMVLFDWNRTEREYDTAACVHQLIERQVDRTPDAEALAFHGRSLSYREMDERANRIAQALVAQGVGPDVTVGLYLPRSLDLVVGALAIMKAGGAYIPLDPHFPADRLAFMIKDSGAKLVLTERRLSKSETLEGSNFLCVEDILRNQAGADRPATGVTSSNLAYVIYTSGSTGLPKGVMLEHRNVVNFFAGMDERVPHTTDRHNVWLAVTSLSFDISVLELFWTLARGFKVVIHSSEIIEAKAKGASSAGRGTNLDFGLFYWGNDGGSGPDKYRLLIEGAKFADANGFDSVWTPERHFHAFGGPYPNPAVTGAAVAAVTRNLSIRAGSCVLPLHHPARVAEEWAVIDNLSNGRVALAFASGWMPEDFVLRPENAPPKNKASLTRDIEVVRKLWRGESVDFDFGAGTVAVVTQPRPVQKELPVWLTTAGNPESYREAARLGANVLTHLLGQSVEELAEKIRIYRQTLAETGRNPADYKVTLMLHTLIGKDRDEVRELARGPMKEYLRSAAALIKQYAWAFPAFKKPQGIAQPMDIDLQSLAPEEMDAILEFAFLRYFEDSGLFGTVEDALERLDQVKAAGVDDIACLIDFGLADNIVLERLPLLAEVVKTSKNPVSDEAGDGFAEEIRKHRVTHLQCTPSMARMFMMIDEDRAALSDVRHLFLGGEALQGSLLAALRTVTDATIENMYGPTETTIWSSTFTAGPSTGVVPIGHPIANTQLYVLDNACNPVPPGDIGELYIGGDGVARGYHNREQLTQERFLPNPFMEGRIYRTGDLARFDRNGVLHFLGRTDHQVKIRGHRIELGEIEARIGTFAGIREAVVVARKDSPGDVRLVAYIRTDGTSVSEPELRTHIAEALPDAMIPSHFVTMEAFPLTPNAKVDRNKLPAPTEKVQAPAATFIEPSNNLQRDISEVFGRALGLEKVGIFDNFFALGGHSLLAVQVHREMKAKLAPDLTITDLFRFPTVALLADHISGKGKADLQLGRAAERAALRRNAMERRPTLVRVETKV